From one Chanodichthys erythropterus isolate Z2021 chromosome 3, ASM2448905v1, whole genome shotgun sequence genomic stretch:
- the cygb1 gene encoding cytoglobin-1, whose amino-acid sequence MEEDGGVELTQSPETLTEDDVCVIQDTWRPVYENRENAGVAVLIRFFGNFPSAKQYFSQFRDMEDPEEMKQSVQLKKHALRVMTTLNTLVENLRDGDKLNTIFNQMGKSHALRHKVDPVYFKILAGVILEVLVEAFPQSFSPASVQGAWSKLMGVLYWQMNKVYAEVGWESIKNSAK is encoded by the exons ATGGAGGAAGACGGAGGTGTGGAGCTCACACAGAGTCCTGAGACTCTCACAGAGGACGATGTGTGTGTGATCCAGGACACTTGGAGACCCGTCTATGAGAACCGCGAGAACGCTGGAGTCGCTGTGCTCATCAG GTTCTTTGGGAACTTTCCGTCGGCGAAGCAGTACTTCAGTCAGTTCCGCGACATGGAGGATCCCGAGGAGATGAAGCAGAGCGTCCAGCTGAAGAAACACGCCCTGCGGGTCATGACCACCCTCAACACGCTGGTGGAAAACCTGCGCGACGGAGACAAACTCAACACAATCTTCAACCAGATGGGCAAATCACACGCGCTCAGACACAAGGTGGATCCTGTTTACTTCAAA ATTCTGGCCGGAGTGATTCTGGAGGTGCTGGTGGAAGCTTTCCCACAATCCTTCAGTCCAGCCTCAGTGCAGGGGGCGTGGTCTAAACTCATGGGCGTCCTGTACTGGCAGATGAACAAAGTCTACGCTGAAGTCGGCTGGGAATCCATCAAAAACTCTGCAAAGTGA